A single genomic interval of Vibrio gallicus harbors:
- a CDS encoding GNAT family N-acetyltransferase: MLYTIAKARLSDAAAINLLSSHLGYTPLSSQDAIKKLSALLASPTDEIYVAKIEQKIVGWLHLFYARRLASPDFYEIGGLVVTPQYRKQGIGRALVEHALKSHPEKCRVRCNTLRVETHQLYEGIDFKDSKLQRVFERHA; encoded by the coding sequence ATGCTTTATACCATTGCCAAGGCTAGGTTATCAGACGCTGCCGCTATCAATTTGCTTTCATCTCATCTCGGATATACACCACTTTCAAGCCAAGATGCAATCAAAAAACTGAGTGCGTTATTAGCATCCCCTACAGATGAAATCTATGTGGCTAAGATTGAACAAAAAATCGTAGGTTGGCTACACCTATTCTATGCTCGGCGATTAGCATCACCTGATTTCTACGAAATTGGCGGGTTAGTTGTCACCCCTCAGTATCGCAAGCAAGGAATTGGACGAGCATTAGTCGAACATGCACTCAAATCACATCCTGAAAAATGCCGCGTCAGATGCAATACTCTAAGGGTAGAAACCCATCAGCTTTATGAAGGCATCGATTTCAAAGACAGTAAACTACAACGGGTATTTGAACGACACGCGTAA